From a region of the Drosophila mauritiana strain mau12 chromosome 4, ASM438214v1, whole genome shotgun sequence genome:
- the LOC117146334 gene encoding transcription factor EC isoform X6, whose amino-acid sequence MGQSYQRTNNSVSTVNLQNSSLQKDICDPLERTNRFGCDSAVSAKRIMPSDDAMPISPFGGSFVRCDDINPIEPTIFGPNNHGSGEPENARTAQLGLIKANSSLSLTRSSSGIVNSIRISSTSSSLQSTSAPISPSVSSVATSVSELPSFDSDPDDIFDDILQNDSFNFDKNFNSELSIKQEPQNLTDAEMNALAKDRQKKDNHNMIERRRRFNINDRIKELGTLLPKGSDAFYEVVRDIRPNKGTILKSSVDYIKCLKHEVTRLRQNELRQRQVELQNRKLMSRIKELEMQAKSHGITLSENHLTSLSAPTQPYLKSFSLSPTASRSRRSLFDKPVEKKIQVVDGVDGNMRMNQIDEFMDDCKYAVQGGDPMLSSHSHMESAPQSPSSKQLNSASFEPKNFSEADESLFRGKSSLASDDCCGISCSTSCYIQHQLPSRDGYPNHSHHTGIREIRSLSDSAQNSEFSRLEHCDDPLLSSSHRSLGTVDEDQHNSVDMSAVMVHDSLSALVDDNNSETMVLASDTLDIEL is encoded by the exons ATGGGGCAGTCATACCAGCGAA CAAATAATTCGGTGTCAACGGTAAATCTTCAAAATTCATCTTTACAGAAAGATATTTGCGACCCATTGGAGCGTACAAACCGATTTGGATGCGATTCGGCTGTGAGTGCTAAAAGAATTATGCCTTCCGATGACGCAATGCCAATTTCCCCATTCGGTGGTAGTTTTGTACGATGTGATGACATAAATCCAATTGAGCCAACTATATTTGGACCTAATAATCATGGTTCTGGGGAACCAGAAAATGCAAGAACCGCCCAGTTGGGACTTATTAAAGCTAATTCAAGCCTAAGCTTAACGCGTTCTTCTTCAGGGATTGTTAATTCAATTCGAATTTCCAGTACATCAAGTTCGTTACAGTCTACCTCAGCTCCTATTTCGCCGAGCGTAAGTTCGGTTGCAACGAGTGTCTCTGAG CTACCATCATTCGACAGCGAT cCAGATGACATCTTTGATGATATTTTACAAAATGACTCTTTTAACTTTGATAAAAACTTCAACTCTGAGCTTTCAATTAAACAGGAACCTCAAAATTTAACTGATGCTGAAATGAATGCCCTAGCCAAGGACAGACAAAAGAAAGACAACCACAATATGA TTGAGCGAAGGCGACGCTTTAATATAAATGACAGAATAAAAGAGCTTGGTACCCTTTTGCCAAAGGGCAGTGATGCTTTTTACGAAGTGGTTCGAGATATTCGTCCAAATAAGGGGACAATATTGAAGTCCTCTGTTGACTACATTAAATGCTTGAAACATGAAGTGACTCGCTTAAGACAAAATGAGTTACGTCAACGTCAAGTAGAGTTACAAAATCGAAAGCTCATGTCTCGAATAAAA GAATTGGAAATGCAGGCCAAGTCCCATGGAATTACGTTATCAGAAAACCACTTAACATCACTATCAGCGCCTACTCAACCTTATCTTAAAAGTTTTAGCCTGTCGCCTACTGCTTCTCGGAGTCGTCGATCACTATTTGACAAACCTGTTGAAAAAAAA ATACAAGTTGTTGATGGTGTCGATGGAAATATGAGAATGAATCAGATTGATGAGTTTATGGATGATTGCAAGTATGCAGTCCAAGGCGGCGATCCGATGTTGTCCTCGCATAGTCACATGGAATCCGCGCCACAATCACCGAGTTCAAAACAATTGAATAGTGCAAGTTTTGAACCAAAGAATTTTTCGGAGGCTGATGAAAGCCTTTTTAGAGGCAAATCAAGTTTAGCATCAGATGACTGTTGCGGTATTAGTTGCAGTACTTCGTGCTATATTCAACACCAATTGCCATCGCGTGATGGCTATCCAAATCATTCTCACCACACGGGTATACGAGAAATTCGTAGTTTGTCTGATTCGGCTCAGAACTCAGAGTTTAGTAGGCTTGAGCATTGCGATGATCCACTTCTCTCATCTTCCCATAGGTCACTTGGCACAGTAGACGAAGATCAACATAATTCAGTTGATATGTCTGCAGTCATGGTACATGACTCCCTATCCGCTTTGGTAGATGACAACAATAGTGAAACAATGGTTCTTGCATCTGACACATTGGATATTGAGTTATAA